The Cellulomonas wangleii genome includes a region encoding these proteins:
- a CDS encoding LacI family DNA-binding transcriptional regulator: MTTSSDGGRNVTIAEIAALAGVSVPTVSKVLNGRADVAAGTRTRVEAILEEHSYRRRRGRGAGDPNLIDLVFNHIDNAWAQEVIKGVEDAAAARRVGVVLSELGGAHRPQQELIDDILARRPLGVLLVLSSLDATQRHQLESRSIPFVVVDTFGEPPAGVPTVGSNNWNGGLIATRHLLSLGHRRVGVIAGPADVLCSRARVDGYRSALEEAGIRPDPSLVRWGDFHVTGGYEHGLELLSRADRPTAIFAGSDYQSLGVMRAVRELGLSIPEDVSVVGYDDIPLAQWLGPSLTTVRQPLREMAGTATEMVLSLAAGQRPANLRIDLATELVVRESTAPAPAGTV, from the coding sequence GTGACCACGTCCAGCGACGGCGGTCGGAACGTCACCATCGCGGAGATCGCGGCGCTCGCCGGGGTGTCGGTCCCGACGGTGTCGAAGGTGCTCAACGGGCGCGCCGACGTCGCCGCCGGCACCCGCACCCGCGTCGAGGCGATCCTCGAGGAGCACAGCTACCGGCGCCGCCGCGGGCGCGGGGCGGGCGACCCCAACCTGATCGACCTGGTGTTCAACCACATCGACAACGCGTGGGCGCAGGAGGTCATCAAGGGCGTCGAGGACGCGGCCGCCGCACGGCGCGTCGGCGTGGTCCTGTCCGAGCTCGGCGGCGCGCACCGCCCGCAGCAGGAGCTCATCGACGACATCCTCGCCCGTCGGCCGCTGGGCGTGCTGCTGGTCCTGTCCAGCCTGGACGCCACGCAGCGGCACCAGCTCGAGTCCCGCTCGATCCCGTTCGTCGTGGTCGACACGTTCGGCGAGCCGCCCGCGGGCGTCCCGACCGTCGGGTCGAACAACTGGAACGGCGGGCTCATCGCCACCCGGCACCTGCTGTCCCTCGGGCACCGCCGGGTGGGCGTCATCGCCGGCCCGGCCGACGTGCTGTGCTCCCGGGCCCGCGTCGACGGGTACCGCAGCGCGCTGGAGGAGGCGGGGATCCGCCCCGACCCGTCGCTGGTCCGCTGGGGCGACTTCCACGTGACCGGTGGGTACGAGCACGGCCTCGAGCTGCTGTCGCGCGCCGACCGGCCCACCGCGATCTTCGCCGGCTCGGACTACCAGAGCCTGGGCGTCATGCGGGCGGTGCGCGAGCTGGGCCTGTCGATCCCCGAGGACGTCTCCGTCGTCGGGTACGACGACATCCCGCTCGCGCAGTGGCTCGGCCCGTCCCTGACCACGGTGCGCCAGCCGCTGCGGGAGATGGCCGGGACAGCGACCGAGATGGTCCTCAGCCTGGCCGCCGGCCAGCGGCCCGCGAACCTGCGGATCGACCTGGCGACCGAGCTCGTCGTGCGCGAGTCCACCGCACCGGCCCCCGCCGGCACGGTGTAG
- a CDS encoding tRNA (cytidine(34)-2'-O)-methyltransferase, producing the protein MHVAFHEPRIPGNTGNAIRMCAGTGATLHLVEPLGFELSEARLRRAGLDYHDLAHVVVHPDLEALLAALPGSRVLAFTTGATRRYTDVDWRDDDVLLFGPEPTGLSAAVLDHPRVTDRVRIPMLPGRRSMNLSNAAAVATYEAWRVLGFPGGE; encoded by the coding sequence GTGCACGTCGCCTTCCACGAACCGCGGATCCCCGGCAACACCGGCAACGCCATCCGCATGTGCGCGGGCACCGGGGCGACCCTCCACCTCGTCGAGCCGCTCGGCTTCGAGCTGTCGGAGGCCCGGCTGCGCCGTGCCGGCCTCGACTACCACGACCTCGCCCACGTCGTCGTGCACCCCGACCTCGAGGCGCTGCTGGCGGCGCTGCCCGGCTCCCGCGTGCTGGCGTTCACCACCGGCGCCACCCGCCGGTACACCGACGTGGACTGGCGCGACGACGACGTCCTGCTGTTCGGGCCGGAGCCCACGGGCCTGTCCGCCGCCGTCCTGGACCACCCGCGCGTGACCGACCGGGTGCGGATCCCGATGCTGCCGGGCCGCCGGTCGATGAACCTGTCGAACGCGGCGGCGGTCGCCACGTACGAGGCGTGGCGCGTGCTGGGCTTCCCCGGCGGCGAGTGA
- a CDS encoding glycoside hydrolase family 95 protein, with amino-acid sequence MIDTTTADGTADGTTTGSATDAPGLVLRLDAPAGTWTDAFPVGNGRLGAMVRGGTDHERLHVNDDACWSGAPLDGPPQPVGPLPAGGAPEVVRRARELLAAGDPLAAEAELARLQSGWVQAYQPLVDVLLDQPEAAGGTGYRRTLDLGTGVVTTGWRSGAGAAWRQDVLVSHPDGALLLERTGPAADAQVRLTTPHPWATAPATPPAPGSDPAPGDGTAPDPRAAVVVATVDMPAHVLPDWVQAPDPVRYGGPAVHAAVALAVLVDGPGASARVVDDVVEVRGARRVRVLLTTASDHDTATGTLHGDRPRVTADALASLGRALADVEGIAARHVADHAALMGRVHLELTDVPVPDLPLDARLVRHARGEADPHLAVLAFQHGRYLTVAGSRPGTLPLNLQGIWNDRVRPPWSSNYTININTEMNYWPTLVGDLAECHEPLLGWLDRLAVAGAGTARTLYDVGGWVAHHNSDPWCFTGPTGRGQDSASWSSWPLGGAWLARHVVDHHDWTGDVDALRRHWPVVRGAARAVLDLLVELPDGTLGTSPATSPENLYLLPDGRPASVSVSTTADLAIVRDLLEHVRRLAPVVGDRDEDLRADVDGALDRLPTERVGADGRLAEWHTDVADAEPGHRHQSHLYRVFPGTSLDPDTAPGLAAAATRTLDARGPDSTGWSLAWRLALRARLRDPAGVATLVDAFLHPVDADRGEGLGDPPDGGRRGGVYRSLLCAHPPFQIDGNLGFTAGVAEALVQAHHRGADGVREVHLLPALPAVWPTGRVQGLRLRGGLRLADLRWRDGRVVRAVLTADRPGVVDVREGDARRHVTLRPGVPVVVVGE; translated from the coding sequence GTGATCGACACCACGACCGCGGACGGCACGGCGGACGGGACGACGACGGGGAGCGCGACCGACGCACCCGGTCTCGTCCTGCGGCTCGACGCCCCGGCGGGCACCTGGACCGACGCCTTCCCGGTGGGCAACGGGCGGCTCGGGGCCATGGTCCGCGGCGGTACCGACCACGAGCGCCTGCACGTGAACGACGACGCGTGCTGGTCCGGCGCGCCGCTGGACGGACCGCCGCAGCCGGTCGGGCCCCTGCCGGCCGGCGGTGCACCGGAGGTGGTCCGGCGGGCGCGCGAGCTGCTGGCCGCGGGCGACCCGCTCGCGGCGGAGGCGGAGCTCGCGCGGCTCCAGAGCGGCTGGGTGCAGGCGTACCAGCCGCTGGTCGACGTGCTGCTGGACCAGCCCGAGGCCGCAGGCGGCACGGGGTACCGGCGGACGCTGGACCTCGGCACCGGGGTCGTCACGACGGGCTGGCGGTCCGGCGCGGGCGCCGCGTGGCGGCAGGACGTGCTGGTGAGCCACCCGGACGGCGCGCTGCTGCTGGAGCGCACCGGCCCGGCCGCCGACGCGCAGGTGCGTCTGACCACGCCGCACCCGTGGGCCACGGCACCCGCGACGCCGCCCGCACCCGGCTCCGACCCCGCACCCGGCGACGGCACCGCGCCGGACCCCCGGGCGGCCGTGGTCGTGGCCACCGTCGACATGCCCGCGCACGTGCTGCCCGACTGGGTGCAGGCGCCCGACCCGGTCCGGTACGGCGGCCCGGCGGTGCACGCGGCCGTCGCGCTCGCCGTGCTCGTGGACGGCCCCGGGGCGTCCGCGCGCGTGGTCGACGATGTCGTCGAGGTGCGCGGGGCCCGCCGCGTGCGGGTGCTGCTCACCACGGCCTCCGACCACGACACCGCCACCGGCACGCTGCACGGCGACCGCCCGCGCGTGACGGCCGACGCGCTCGCGTCGCTGGGACGGGCGCTCGCCGACGTCGAGGGGATCGCGGCGCGGCACGTCGCCGACCACGCCGCGCTGATGGGGCGCGTCCACCTCGAGCTGACCGACGTCCCCGTGCCGGACCTGCCGCTGGACGCGCGGCTGGTGCGGCACGCACGGGGCGAGGCGGACCCGCACCTGGCGGTGCTCGCGTTCCAGCACGGTCGCTACCTGACGGTCGCGGGCTCCCGTCCCGGCACCCTGCCGCTGAACCTGCAGGGCATCTGGAACGACCGGGTGCGCCCGCCGTGGAGCTCGAACTACACGATCAACATCAACACGGAGATGAACTACTGGCCCACCCTGGTCGGCGACCTCGCGGAGTGCCACGAGCCGCTGCTGGGCTGGTTGGACCGGCTGGCCGTCGCGGGCGCGGGCACGGCCCGCACGCTGTACGACGTGGGCGGCTGGGTGGCCCACCACAACAGCGACCCCTGGTGCTTCACGGGGCCTACCGGCCGCGGCCAGGACTCGGCGAGCTGGTCGTCCTGGCCGCTGGGCGGGGCGTGGCTCGCGCGGCACGTGGTCGACCACCACGACTGGACCGGTGACGTCGACGCGCTGCGCCGACACTGGCCCGTGGTGCGTGGCGCGGCCCGCGCGGTGCTCGACCTGCTGGTGGAGCTGCCCGACGGCACGCTCGGCACGTCGCCGGCCACCAGCCCGGAGAACCTCTACCTCCTGCCCGACGGGCGGCCCGCGTCGGTGTCGGTGTCGACCACGGCCGACCTGGCGATCGTCCGGGACCTGCTGGAGCACGTGCGACGCCTGGCGCCGGTCGTGGGCGACCGCGACGAGGACCTGCGCGCGGACGTCGACGGTGCGCTGGACCGGCTGCCCACCGAGCGGGTGGGGGCGGACGGGCGTCTGGCCGAGTGGCACACGGACGTCGCGGACGCCGAGCCGGGCCACCGTCACCAGTCGCACCTGTACCGGGTGTTCCCCGGCACGTCGCTCGACCCGGACACCGCACCGGGGCTGGCGGCCGCCGCGACGCGCACGCTGGACGCGCGCGGCCCGGACTCGACGGGGTGGTCGCTCGCGTGGCGGCTGGCGCTGCGGGCGCGGCTGCGGGACCCCGCGGGCGTCGCGACGCTCGTCGACGCCTTCCTGCACCCCGTCGACGCGGACCGAGGGGAGGGCCTCGGCGACCCTCCCGACGGTGGTCGGCGCGGCGGGGTGTACCGCTCGTTGCTGTGTGCGCACCCGCCGTTCCAGATCGACGGGAACCTCGGGTTCACCGCCGGCGTGGCCGAGGCGCTGGTGCAGGCGCACCACCGCGGTGCGGACGGTGTGCGCGAGGTGCACCTGCTGCCGGCGCTGCCCGCGGTGTGGCCCACCGGTCGGGTGCAGGGGCTGCGGCTGCGCGGGGGTCTGCGGCTCGCCGACCTGCGGTGGCGCGACGGTCGGGTGGTGCGAGCGGTCCTCACGGCGGACCGCCCCGGAGTGGTCGACGTGCGCGAGGGTGACGCGCGGCGCCACGTGACGCTGCGACCGGGGGTGCCGGTCGTCGTCGTGGGGGAGTGA
- a CDS encoding gamma-glutamyltransferase family protein, with amino-acid sequence MITTRPVLTGTFGMVASTHWLASAVGMRVLEAGGNAFDAAAAAGFTLSVVEPHLNGPGGDAPVIGHRAADGRTFVVCGQGVVPAGATTAAYRDLGVTEVPGTGHLAAVVPGAFGAWLDLLARYGTLPLADVLGPAVGYARDGYPLVPAAARTIATVAEMFRTHWPSSAEVYLPGGAVPAAGARFANPQLAGTFERLLAEAAAAGADREAQIEAARRAFYEGFVAQAVDAFVTGTPVMDATGRAHTGFLRADDLAAWHATEEPTVAVPFAGVEVHKTGPWGQGPVLLQQLRVLEALGVADLVRDAVARVDVPGPTADLVHVVVEVAKLAMADRDAWYGDSAPVPLATLLSPAYAAERARLVGPVADGGFRPGSPDGRAPRLAAALVAARAAADAGAAPRLDVGLGEPTVSPIGLSPGDTCHVDVVDRWGNRVSATPSGGWLQSSPVVPGLGFSLPTRAQMCWVEDGLPASLLPGRRPRTTLSPGLVLGDGHGFAFGTPGGDQQDQWTVPFLLRHLLGGLDLQAAIDAPTWHSSHVHQSFHPRSHTPRGLVAEQRLGADVRTALAARGHAVQEAAPWSLGRLSAAGVGPDGLLRAAADPRGQQGYAAGR; translated from the coding sequence ATGATCACGACCCGCCCCGTCCTCACCGGCACGTTCGGCATGGTCGCCTCGACGCACTGGCTGGCGAGCGCCGTGGGCATGCGGGTGCTGGAGGCGGGGGGCAACGCGTTCGACGCGGCGGCGGCCGCCGGGTTCACGCTGTCCGTCGTCGAGCCGCACCTCAACGGCCCCGGCGGCGACGCCCCGGTCATCGGCCACCGCGCGGCGGACGGCCGCACGTTCGTGGTGTGCGGGCAGGGGGTGGTGCCCGCGGGGGCCACGACCGCGGCGTACCGGGACCTGGGCGTCACCGAGGTCCCGGGCACCGGGCACCTCGCGGCGGTCGTCCCCGGCGCCTTCGGGGCCTGGCTCGACCTGCTGGCGCGCTACGGCACCCTGCCCCTGGCCGACGTGCTCGGTCCGGCGGTCGGGTACGCCCGCGACGGGTACCCGCTGGTGCCGGCGGCGGCGCGCACCATCGCGACGGTCGCGGAGATGTTCCGCACGCACTGGCCGAGCAGCGCCGAGGTGTACCTGCCCGGCGGGGCCGTCCCGGCCGCGGGCGCACGGTTCGCCAACCCGCAGCTCGCGGGCACGTTCGAGCGGCTGCTGGCCGAGGCGGCCGCTGCGGGTGCGGACCGCGAGGCGCAGATCGAGGCAGCGCGCCGCGCGTTCTACGAGGGGTTCGTCGCGCAGGCCGTGGACGCGTTCGTCACCGGCACCCCGGTCATGGACGCGACGGGCCGCGCGCACACCGGGTTCCTGCGGGCCGACGACCTGGCCGCGTGGCACGCCACCGAGGAGCCGACCGTCGCGGTGCCGTTCGCAGGCGTGGAGGTCCACAAGACGGGGCCGTGGGGCCAAGGGCCCGTGCTGCTGCAGCAGCTGCGGGTGCTCGAGGCGCTGGGCGTGGCCGACCTGGTCCGCGACGCCGTGGCCCGGGTCGACGTGCCCGGGCCGACGGCCGACCTGGTGCACGTGGTGGTGGAGGTGGCCAAGCTCGCCATGGCCGACCGCGACGCCTGGTACGGCGACAGCGCCCCGGTGCCCCTGGCCACCCTGCTGTCGCCCGCGTACGCGGCCGAGCGCGCGCGGCTGGTGGGACCGGTCGCCGACGGCGGGTTCCGGCCCGGCAGCCCGGACGGCCGCGCCCCGCGGCTCGCGGCTGCGCTGGTCGCCGCACGGGCGGCGGCGGACGCCGGTGCGGCGCCCCGGCTCGACGTCGGGCTCGGCGAGCCGACCGTCTCGCCGATCGGCCTCAGCCCGGGCGACACGTGCCACGTCGACGTGGTGGACCGGTGGGGCAACCGGGTGTCGGCCACGCCGTCCGGCGGGTGGCTGCAGTCGAGCCCGGTGGTGCCCGGCCTGGGGTTCTCGCTGCCGACGCGTGCGCAGATGTGCTGGGTCGAGGACGGGCTGCCCGCGAGCCTGCTGCCCGGCCGCCGGCCGCGGACGACCCTGAGCCCGGGACTCGTGCTCGGCGACGGCCACGGCTTCGCGTTCGGGACGCCCGGCGGGGACCAGCAGGACCAGTGGACGGTGCCGTTCCTGCTGCGCCACCTGCTCGGCGGGCTGGACCTGCAGGCCGCGATCGACGCGCCCACCTGGCACTCGTCGCACGTGCACCAGTCGTTCCACCCCCGGTCGCACACCCCGCGGGGCCTGGTGGCGGAGCAGCGCCTGGGGGCGGACGTCCGCACGGCGCTGGCCGCGCGGGGGCACGCGGTGCAGGAGGCGGCGCCGTGGTCACTCGGTCGGCTCAGTGCGGCCGGCGTGGGTCCCGACGGTCTGCTGCGCGCGGCGGCGGACCCGCGGGGGCAGCAGGGGTACGCCGCAGGGCGATGA